From the genome of Gracilimonas sp., one region includes:
- a CDS encoding NAD(P)/FAD-dependent oxidoreductase — translation MPAHNPEYDAVIVGSGPNGLSAAVRLSQEGLKVLVLEAKPTIGGGTRTQEITEPGFLHDICAAVLPTTAGSPFLNSLNLKKYGLEFIQPDIPYAHPLDDGDAAVCYRSLEKTAESLGVDHKNYTKLFGEFVNHWKYLSEDIFGTLRIPKHPLLMARFGWYGQFSAKHLGNSLFKSDKTKALFAGCAAHSIIPLEKAFSASFGLVLGSSAHSVGWPIAKGGSASVTNALAALLEEQGGKIQTNVEVKSLADIPSSKTILFDLTPHQIVDIAGDQLPKNYRDKLRRYEYGPGAFKVDWALSEPVPWQNEECRKAGTLHLGGIFSEIAEGEKAVWEGRHHDKPYVLLSQPSLFDDTRAPEGKHTLWAYCHVPNGSTKDMTDIIENQIERFAPGFKDIIISKKTITAEGFEQYNPNYVGGDINGGAQFFKQLFGRPVLKWDPYKIPGNGLYICSSSTPPGGGVHGMCGYNAAQSVLKNEFGISSDKS, via the coding sequence TTGCCTGCACACAATCCTGAATATGATGCTGTTATTGTTGGATCGGGCCCCAATGGGCTAAGCGCAGCAGTTCGGCTTTCACAGGAAGGATTAAAAGTGCTGGTGCTGGAAGCCAAACCAACCATTGGCGGCGGTACCCGAACACAGGAAATCACCGAGCCTGGCTTTTTGCATGATATTTGCGCCGCTGTTCTCCCTACAACGGCCGGTTCCCCTTTCTTAAATTCACTTAACCTTAAAAAATACGGGCTTGAATTTATTCAGCCCGATATTCCTTACGCTCATCCATTGGATGACGGAGATGCAGCTGTTTGTTATCGCTCTCTGGAAAAAACCGCGGAGTCTTTAGGTGTTGACCATAAGAACTACACCAAGCTTTTTGGTGAATTTGTGAATCACTGGAAGTACCTGTCTGAAGATATTTTTGGAACACTGAGGATTCCCAAGCATCCGCTTTTAATGGCCCGATTTGGCTGGTATGGGCAATTTTCGGCCAAACATTTAGGAAATTCACTATTTAAATCTGATAAAACAAAAGCTTTGTTTGCCGGATGTGCGGCTCACAGTATCATTCCTTTGGAAAAAGCTTTTAGCGCCTCCTTTGGTCTGGTTCTTGGAAGCTCTGCTCATTCTGTAGGATGGCCCATTGCCAAAGGGGGTTCTGCTTCCGTAACCAATGCTCTTGCTGCATTATTAGAAGAGCAAGGAGGTAAAATTCAGACCAATGTAGAAGTAAAATCATTGGCTGATATCCCCTCTTCTAAAACTATCCTGTTTGACTTAACTCCACATCAGATCGTTGACATTGCCGGTGATCAGCTTCCCAAAAATTACCGGGATAAACTCCGAAGATATGAATACGGCCCCGGAGCTTTTAAAGTGGATTGGGCATTATCAGAACCGGTACCCTGGCAAAATGAGGAATGCAGAAAAGCAGGTACGCTTCATCTTGGCGGGATTTTTTCCGAAATAGCCGAGGGAGAAAAAGCCGTTTGGGAAGGACGACATCACGACAAACCCTACGTGCTTTTATCACAGCCCAGCCTATTTGATGATACCCGTGCTCCGGAAGGAAAACATACGCTCTGGGCCTATTGCCACGTCCCTAACGGTTCTACAAAAGACATGACGGACATCATAGAAAATCAGATTGAGCGATTTGCACCCGGTTTTAAGGATATCATTATCAGTAAAAAAACCATCACTGCTGAGGGATTTGAACAATATAATCCCAATTATGTCGGTGGTGACATAAACGGCGGAGCACAGTTTTTCAAACAACTTTTTGGACGGCCGGTTTTGAAGTGGGATCCCTATAAAATTCCGGGAAATGGACTGTATATTTGCTCTTCGTCTACTCCACCCGGTGGCGGCGTTCACGGAATGTGCGGTTATAATGCAGCCCAGTCCGTCTTAAAAAATGAATTCGGAATCTCATCTGATAAAAGCTAA
- a CDS encoding iron ABC transporter permease, translating to MLKALHTTIQNLRPDSPKIRQKSPKWTLFSMVIALLISVPILTVVFSVFTPSGEIWSHLAETVLSDYIQNSLLLIAGVSFGVIVLGVSSAWLITMCEFPGRKTFEWASILPFAIPAYLMAYIYTDFLDIAGPLQTTIRNLFGLGIDAYWFPNIRSIEGAILIMSLAFYPYVYMLARSSFLEQSTSLLEASRIMGYSTWQSFFKVALPVARPGIAAGLALALMETLNDFGTVQYFGVQTFTTGIYRTWFGLGERPAAAQLAAFLMAFIVVLLILERWSRNKISNEKANSSRFKRLNRFKLKGFKSWAAFTACFLPVLFGFILPVILLLEMFFSNLNYLDFQFLELAFNSFSVSAITGFLAVAIALIMAYSARLNPTKSVKLFNRISSLGYAIPGSVIAVGVLIPFGLFDNSVDAFFRENLGFSTGLLLSGTIFAMVFAYLVRFLSVSFGGVEASMEKITPNMDEAARGMGYTFTKVLRKIHIPMMSGGLLTAGLLVFVDVMKELPATLIVRPFNFDTLAVQVYRYASDERLAESAGAALMIVLVGIIPVIIISRTIAKSRKSETQ from the coding sequence ATGCTAAAAGCGCTACATACGACTATTCAAAACTTACGACCGGATTCTCCTAAAATCCGTCAAAAATCACCTAAGTGGACCCTTTTCAGTATGGTCATCGCTTTGTTGATCTCTGTCCCTATCCTAACTGTGGTATTTTCTGTTTTTACACCTTCGGGTGAGATCTGGAGCCATTTAGCTGAAACCGTCCTCAGCGATTATATACAGAACTCCCTTTTACTGATTGCGGGAGTTTCTTTTGGGGTGATTGTACTGGGCGTCTCATCTGCCTGGCTTATAACCATGTGTGAATTTCCCGGACGAAAAACCTTTGAATGGGCTTCTATTCTGCCCTTTGCCATTCCGGCTTACCTGATGGCCTATATCTATACCGACTTTCTGGATATAGCCGGCCCGCTGCAAACCACCATTCGTAATCTTTTTGGGTTGGGAATTGATGCCTACTGGTTTCCAAATATCCGCTCCATTGAAGGGGCCATTTTAATTATGTCGCTGGCATTCTATCCTTACGTTTATATGCTGGCAAGATCTTCTTTTCTGGAACAATCAACCTCACTCCTCGAAGCCAGTCGTATCATGGGATATTCTACCTGGCAAAGTTTCTTTAAAGTAGCACTCCCGGTAGCGCGTCCCGGTATTGCCGCCGGACTTGCGCTAGCACTGATGGAAACCCTGAACGACTTTGGAACCGTCCAGTATTTCGGTGTTCAGACGTTTACCACCGGTATTTATCGTACCTGGTTTGGGCTGGGCGAACGTCCCGCCGCTGCTCAGCTTGCCGCTTTCCTTATGGCATTTATTGTCGTGCTATTGATCCTTGAACGTTGGTCACGAAATAAGATCAGTAATGAAAAAGCCAATTCAAGTCGCTTTAAAAGACTCAATCGGTTCAAGTTAAAGGGCTTTAAATCATGGGCTGCTTTTACTGCTTGCTTCCTGCCCGTTCTTTTTGGCTTCATCCTGCCAGTGATACTTTTACTCGAGATGTTTTTCTCGAACCTGAATTACCTCGATTTTCAATTTCTGGAACTTGCCTTTAATTCTTTCTCCGTTTCTGCGATTACGGGATTCCTTGCCGTTGCCATTGCCCTGATTATGGCTTATTCGGCAAGACTAAATCCAACCAAATCCGTCAAATTATTCAACAGAATCAGTTCACTGGGATACGCTATTCCTGGTTCAGTGATTGCTGTTGGAGTCCTTATCCCCTTTGGGCTTTTTGATAATTCTGTGGATGCGTTCTTTAGAGAAAACCTCGGCTTTTCGACCGGGCTTCTTCTTAGCGGGACGATCTTTGCCATGGTGTTTGCTTACCTCGTTCGCTTTCTGTCGGTTTCGTTTGGAGGGGTTGAAGCCAGCATGGAGAAAATCACCCCAAACATGGATGAAGCTGCACGCGGAATGGGATATACCTTCACCAAAGTACTCAGGAAAATACATATCCCGATGATGTCGGGAGGATTACTGACAGCGGGATTACTGGTATTCGTAGATGTGATGAAAGAACTCCCCGCCACGCTGATCGTCCGTCCTTTCAATTTCGACACCCTGGCTGTGCAGGTGTACCGATATGCTTCGGATGAACGATTGGCCGAATCAGCCGGGGCCGCTTTGATGATTGTACTGGTAGGCATTATTCCGGTGATTATCATCAGTCGTACGATTGCTAAATCCCGGAAATCGGAAACTCAGTAG
- a CDS encoding transposase, with translation MGRSRYKFHEEYYPYFITSTIVHGLPLFMDARISNIILDALTYAQDVNKVVLHGYVIMPNHIHLVVEGEQLSARLRAFKSYTARSIINYLKANNKTRTLSHLKSGKLDNHKDSEFQVWQEGFHPKQISTSKMMEQKINYIHHNPVKSGFVESPLHWRYSSALNYEGDDGVIPVTLFNG, from the coding sequence ATGGGAAGAAGCAGATACAAATTTCACGAAGAGTATTATCCATATTTTATTACAAGTACCATAGTTCACGGACTTCCTCTATTTATGGATGCAAGGATATCAAATATTATACTTGATGCACTTACATATGCCCAGGATGTAAATAAAGTTGTGCTACATGGATATGTAATAATGCCCAATCACATTCACTTAGTAGTAGAAGGAGAGCAACTGTCTGCCCGGCTCAGGGCGTTCAAATCATATACTGCTCGAAGTATTATTAACTATCTGAAAGCAAATAATAAGACAAGAACACTGTCTCATCTCAAGTCTGGGAAACTTGACAATCATAAAGACAGTGAGTTTCAGGTGTGGCAAGAAGGGTTCCATCCCAAGCAGATTTCAACGTCAAAAATGATGGAGCAAAAGATAAACTATATACACCACAATCCTGTTAAATCAGGCTTTGTTGAGTCTCCGCTTCATTGGCGGTATTCCTCTGCATTAAATTACGAGGGTGATGATGGGGTGATTCCGGTTACTTTGTTCAATGGGTGA
- a CDS encoding Fe(3+) ABC transporter substrate-binding protein has product MKSTIYSLIALTAMVFISCSGQEEVNVYSARHYDTDQALYAEFTEKTGIEVNLIEGGSDELIERVKSEGINSPADILVTVDAGRLWRAEEADILQPFESETLEERVPSSFRHPDGLWVGLSKRVRGLVVNPETVENYEELTYEDLADPRFEGRVCIRSSNNIYNQSLVASMIETIGAEATEEWATGLVNNFARDPQGGDRDQIRGVAAGVCDVAVANHYYLAVMLTGDDEADLEAASKVEFVFPNQGEDGRGAHVNISGAGILKNAPNKENAVRFLEYLTTPEAQKYYIGGNNEYPINDEAEKADVLVEFGEFKSDAVNVSALGRNNPEAIQIMDRAGWK; this is encoded by the coding sequence ATGAAATCCACCATCTATTCTCTCATTGCGCTAACAGCGATGGTTTTTATTTCCTGTTCCGGACAGGAAGAAGTAAATGTGTATTCAGCCCGCCACTATGATACCGATCAGGCGTTGTATGCAGAATTCACCGAAAAAACCGGCATTGAAGTTAATCTCATTGAAGGAGGCTCTGACGAACTTATTGAGCGTGTGAAAAGTGAAGGCATTAATTCACCGGCCGATATTTTAGTGACTGTTGATGCTGGCCGACTCTGGAGAGCGGAAGAGGCAGATATCCTGCAGCCATTTGAATCGGAAACGCTGGAAGAGCGTGTTCCATCTTCATTCCGGCACCCGGATGGACTTTGGGTTGGGCTTTCCAAGCGTGTTCGCGGCTTGGTGGTAAACCCCGAAACCGTAGAAAATTACGAAGAGCTGACCTATGAAGACTTAGCCGACCCAAGATTTGAAGGACGGGTATGCATCCGGTCTTCCAATAATATCTACAATCAGTCGCTGGTTGCTTCTATGATTGAAACCATTGGTGCTGAAGCTACCGAAGAATGGGCGACAGGACTGGTCAATAATTTTGCCCGCGATCCACAGGGCGGCGACCGTGATCAAATCCGTGGTGTTGCTGCAGGTGTGTGTGATGTGGCGGTAGCCAATCACTACTACCTTGCCGTAATGCTTACCGGAGATGATGAAGCAGACCTCGAAGCGGCCTCAAAAGTTGAATTTGTATTTCCTAATCAAGGTGAAGATGGAAGAGGAGCTCACGTGAATATATCGGGTGCTGGAATCCTGAAAAACGCGCCCAATAAAGAAAATGCTGTACGATTTCTGGAATACCTGACCACACCGGAAGCCCAGAAATACTACATCGGCGGAAACAACGAATACCCAATTAATGATGAAGCTGAGAAAGCAGATGTATTGGTTGAATTCGGAGAATTTAAAAGCGATGCGGTTAATGTATCTGCTTTGGGAAGAAATAACCCGGAAGCCATTCAGATCATGGATCGGGCCGGCTGGAAATAG
- a CDS encoding aromatic ring-hydroxylating dioxygenase subunit alpha: MTAKNSKNLFKNGSLKIEPVERAKTISSKWYFHPEFFDFEQDHLFRNHWQYVCHENQIPNPGDAYTTEVAGNPVIVFRRSNQEIKAFYNVCKHRGGPLAVKKGTKTVLQCQYHGWTYLDDGSLRGIPDWNLVELFDKKDFGLEPIEIEIWQGLIFARLNDTTPELSSLLAGMKERISPIKLEALQFHSEEIYDVECNWKVYVDNYLEGYHIPIVHPELANLLDYRAYVTETKTWHSLQHSPFKSTESIYSNDGGEAFYYFIFPNMMLNILPGRLQINQVIPVSPKKCKVVFSYFYDDVKAKLASGLIDEDISYSHDIQLEDVEICEAVQRGLQSNAYDQGRFSVKRELGVYHFQSLLKSEFKKRL, encoded by the coding sequence ATGACGGCAAAAAACAGTAAAAATCTTTTTAAAAACGGTTCCCTAAAAATCGAACCGGTCGAAAGAGCTAAAACCATCTCTTCCAAATGGTATTTTCACCCAGAGTTCTTCGACTTTGAACAGGATCATCTGTTTAGAAATCATTGGCAGTATGTATGCCATGAAAATCAAATTCCGAATCCCGGAGATGCATATACTACCGAAGTGGCAGGTAATCCGGTTATTGTTTTTCGCAGATCAAATCAGGAGATCAAGGCATTCTATAATGTCTGTAAGCACCGTGGCGGTCCGCTGGCAGTAAAGAAAGGAACCAAGACGGTACTACAGTGTCAGTATCACGGCTGGACGTACCTCGATGACGGTTCACTGCGCGGAATCCCGGATTGGAACCTGGTTGAGCTGTTCGATAAAAAAGATTTTGGACTGGAACCGATAGAGATTGAGATTTGGCAGGGACTTATCTTTGCAAGATTAAATGACACCACCCCGGAGCTTTCCTCCCTGTTAGCCGGAATGAAAGAGCGTATCTCTCCCATCAAACTGGAGGCATTACAGTTTCACTCAGAGGAAATCTATGATGTAGAGTGTAACTGGAAAGTATATGTAGACAATTACCTGGAGGGCTATCATATCCCTATTGTACATCCGGAGCTTGCAAACCTGCTCGACTATCGCGCTTACGTCACGGAAACCAAAACCTGGCACTCACTTCAGCACAGTCCGTTCAAAAGTACTGAAAGTATTTACTCCAACGATGGCGGAGAGGCTTTCTATTATTTCATCTTTCCCAATATGATGCTGAATATTTTACCGGGAAGATTACAGATAAATCAGGTTATTCCGGTCTCGCCAAAAAAATGTAAGGTGGTCTTCAGTTATTTTTATGATGATGTAAAAGCGAAGCTAGCTTCCGGACTCATTGATGAGGACATCTCGTACAGCCATGATATACAGCTTGAAGATGTAGAAATTTGTGAAGCCGTCCAGCGGGGACTTCAATCCAACGCTTATGATCAGGGAAGGTTTTCAGTTAAGCGGGAACTGGGCGTGTATCACTTTCAGAGCCTGCTTAAGAGTGAGTTCAAAAAAAGACTATAG
- a CDS encoding DUF971 domain-containing protein: MDTSTTPTGIEVSNKDQVLEISWEDGHTTIFPLYGLRKNCPCVMCRGGHGSMGDFEPEAFFEENPSRIEIRNIEQVGNHAIQITWGDGHNSGMYQWKTLRWLDPENHLPDSEEG, from the coding sequence ATGGACACATCCACAACGCCAACGGGCATTGAAGTTAGTAATAAAGATCAGGTTCTGGAAATCTCATGGGAAGATGGGCATACTACTATTTTTCCTTTGTACGGACTCCGAAAAAACTGTCCTTGTGTAATGTGTCGGGGTGGTCATGGAAGCATGGGAGATTTTGAGCCGGAAGCTTTTTTTGAGGAAAATCCTTCCCGAATTGAAATCAGGAATATCGAGCAGGTTGGGAATCATGCCATCCAGATTACATGGGGAGATGGTCACAATTCCGGAATGTATCAATGGAAGACTCTAAGGTGGCTGGATCCTGAAAACCACCTGCCAGATTCAGAAGAAGGGTAA
- a CDS encoding YajQ family cyclic di-GMP-binding protein: protein MASFDIVNKVNAQEVDNAINNTLKEINTRYDFRGLHTEVEFHKKENRIHLVAAESMKLEAVKDMLSKNFIKRGISSKVLDFGEPEGTSQGHLKMDVTLKEGIDRETAKKITKEIKGMGIKVQPQIQEDQVRVEGKKIDDLQAVIKNLKAKDFGIPLQFVNMK from the coding sequence ATGGCCTCTTTTGATATTGTTAATAAAGTGAACGCACAGGAAGTTGATAATGCCATCAACAATACACTGAAAGAAATAAATACCCGCTACGATTTTCGCGGACTTCATACCGAAGTGGAATTCCATAAAAAAGAAAACCGCATTCATCTGGTAGCTGCAGAGAGCATGAAACTGGAAGCCGTAAAAGATATGCTGAGTAAGAATTTCATCAAGCGGGGAATCAGCTCAAAAGTGCTGGATTTCGGTGAACCGGAAGGAACCTCCCAGGGACATCTTAAGATGGATGTAACGTTAAAAGAAGGCATAGACCGGGAAACGGCTAAGAAAATCACCAAAGAGATAAAAGGGATGGGAATCAAAGTTCAACCCCAGATTCAGGAAGACCAGGTGCGGGTAGAAGGAAAGAAAATTGATGACTTACAGGCGGTGATCAAAAACCTGAAGGCTAAAGATTTTGGCATACCCCTTCAGTTTGTGAATATGAAGTAA
- a CDS encoding four helix bundle protein, giving the protein MRFKEWEQKVPNEIRSDVVWKIEAYRLGLFLSDICWEDSNKIITEKRFALADQLYRSVGSISANITEGYSRFSNKEKARFCEIALGSTREARDWYFKSRHIVGEEISQTRIDMLTSIAKLLQSMICNNRTLH; this is encoded by the coding sequence ATGAGATTTAAAGAATGGGAGCAAAAAGTACCAAATGAAATAAGGAGTGATGTAGTCTGGAAAATTGAAGCTTACCGGTTAGGTCTTTTTCTTTCGGATATATGCTGGGAAGATTCTAATAAAATTATCACAGAAAAACGCTTTGCTTTAGCTGATCAATTGTATAGATCAGTTGGGTCAATAAGTGCAAATATAACGGAAGGTTATTCAAGATTTTCGAATAAAGAAAAGGCTCGGTTTTGTGAAATAGCTTTGGGATCAACAAGAGAGGCAAGAGACTGGTATTTCAAAAGCAGACATATAGTTGGAGAAGAAATATCGCAAACACGAATTGATATGCTTACCTCTATTGCAAAGTTGCTACAAAGCATGATCTGTAATAACAGAACCCTACATTAA
- a CDS encoding CoA-binding protein: MIETISNINEVLSEAKTIAMIGCSPNIYRTSNYAARFLQERGYRVIPINPEAEEIYGEKCYNSLANIPEDIQVDVVNVFRNSKYAAEATQDVADWKEQTGQNPVVWTQLDVSSPEAEQIAKEHELPYVRNKCIMVEWDRYFK; the protein is encoded by the coding sequence ATGATTGAAACAATTAGTAATATCAATGAGGTGCTCTCAGAAGCCAAAACAATAGCCATGATTGGCTGCTCACCCAACATATATCGCACCAGTAACTATGCAGCCCGTTTTTTGCAGGAGAGAGGGTATAGAGTAATACCTATTAATCCGGAAGCGGAAGAAATCTATGGGGAGAAATGCTACAATAGTCTGGCAAATATCCCTGAAGATATTCAAGTCGATGTGGTCAACGTGTTCCGTAATTCTAAATATGCGGCAGAAGCAACTCAGGATGTAGCAGACTGGAAAGAACAAACCGGCCAAAATCCTGTGGTGTGGACTCAGTTGGATGTTTCATCTCCTGAAGCTGAGCAAATTGCTAAAGAACATGAACTGCCCTATGTCCGCAACAAATGCATTATGGTAGAATGGGATCGGTATTTTAAGTGA
- a CDS encoding peptidylprolyl isomerase codes for MSKVKDGDTVKVHYTGKLEDGSVFDSSVSRDPLEVTLGEGKLIPGFEKAVVGLEVGDKTTANIESADAYGERREDLEVTIEREQLPEDIEPEVGMQLQLNQPNGQPVPVQITKVEEENIIIDANHPLAGKDLTFDIELIEIVN; via the coding sequence TTGTCTAAAGTAAAAGACGGTGACACCGTAAAAGTCCACTACACTGGAAAATTAGAAGACGGATCAGTTTTTGATTCTTCTGTATCAAGAGACCCATTAGAAGTAACATTGGGTGAAGGGAAATTGATTCCAGGTTTTGAAAAAGCTGTTGTTGGTTTAGAAGTTGGAGATAAGACCACAGCTAATATTGAATCTGCCGATGCATATGGAGAGCGCAGAGAAGACCTGGAAGTGACAATCGAACGCGAACAACTTCCTGAAGATATTGAGCCTGAAGTTGGAATGCAGCTTCAACTGAATCAGCCTAACGGCCAGCCTGTACCTGTACAAATCACTAAAGTAGAAGAGGAAAACATCATCATTGATGCGAACCATCCTCTGGCAGGTAAAGACCTGACTTTTGATATCGAGTTGATTGAAATCGTAAACTGA
- a CDS encoding class I SAM-dependent RNA methyltransferase, with protein sequence MADFSEKSTISITCPKRITPYLKKELEDLDFPILKVRHAGIETEGSLNDCMLLNLSLRTAHRVHFRLKDCRPQNADQLYNELVKIPWEDYIDKHGYVSVTSFINNKTVTNTQFANMKVKDAIVDRIRQKTGTRPDSGPNLNKSVVFVFWKNDRAQIYLDTSGESVSRRGYRTETSTAPMQETLAAALILASKWKPGNHFINPMCGSGTIAIEAALQALNKAPGLLRPNYGIKHILGFDEDRWNDLRSDLKNKSNKDFEGRIIATDHDIRAVNATRKNARTAGLDHLIEVRKCDFSETEIPEGDPGVIMLNPPYGDRIGNEKELEPVYEGIGDYFKQEATGWWGYVFTGNFDLAKKIGLRTNQRIEFYNSTIDARLLEYELY encoded by the coding sequence ATGGCTGATTTTTCTGAAAAAAGCACCATTTCTATAACCTGCCCCAAGCGAATCACCCCCTACCTGAAAAAAGAACTGGAAGATCTGGACTTTCCCATTCTTAAAGTTCGTCATGCCGGTATTGAAACAGAGGGCTCTTTGAACGACTGTATGTTACTGAATCTATCACTTAGAACAGCACACCGGGTTCATTTCAGGCTTAAAGACTGCCGGCCACAAAATGCAGATCAGTTGTACAACGAGCTGGTTAAGATTCCATGGGAAGATTATATCGACAAGCATGGATATGTAAGCGTCACTTCGTTCATCAATAATAAGACAGTGACAAATACACAGTTCGCCAATATGAAAGTGAAGGATGCTATCGTAGATCGCATCCGGCAAAAGACCGGCACCCGACCCGATTCAGGACCTAACCTGAACAAGAGCGTTGTATTTGTGTTTTGGAAAAATGACCGGGCACAAATCTACCTGGATACCTCCGGTGAATCTGTATCCCGGCGGGGTTACCGTACAGAAACCAGTACGGCCCCCATGCAGGAAACACTGGCAGCTGCTCTAATCCTGGCAAGTAAATGGAAGCCCGGAAATCATTTTATCAATCCTATGTGTGGAAGTGGCACAATTGCCATTGAAGCAGCTCTTCAAGCCCTGAATAAGGCTCCGGGACTCCTCCGGCCTAATTATGGAATCAAGCATATTCTCGGCTTTGATGAAGACCGCTGGAATGATTTACGCTCTGATCTAAAGAATAAATCCAATAAAGACTTTGAAGGCCGTATTATAGCCACCGACCATGACATCCGTGCCGTAAATGCCACCCGCAAGAATGCAAGAACGGCTGGCTTGGATCATTTGATTGAAGTGAGAAAATGTGACTTCAGTGAAACAGAAATTCCTGAAGGTGATCCGGGTGTTATAATGCTTAACCCACCTTATGGCGATCGCATTGGCAATGAGAAAGAATTGGAACCGGTGTATGAGGGGATCGGAGATTATTTCAAGCAAGAAGCGACCGGCTGGTGGGGCTATGTATTTACTGGAAATTTTGATCTTGCTAAGAAAATCGGGCTACGAACTAATCAGCGTATTGAGTTTTATAACTCTACTATTGATGCTCGTTTACTCGAGTATGAGCTGTACTAA
- a CDS encoding glycosyltransferase: MTSNELKVLIIGKVWPEPDSSAAGSRMMELIDVFKSEGWEITFASAASDSQYAINLDDFGIKKERIELNSSSFDEFVKALNPDIVLFDRFMTEEQFGWRVADHCPGALRVLDTEDLHCLREARYRAWKKGRGFKESDLFNDLAKREVASILRCDLSLIISEYEMSLLANVFKVDESLLLYLPFLLNKIDENTLNNWLPYGKRNHFISIGNFLHKPNWNAVLYLKEEIWPLIRAEVSDAELHIYGAYSSQKVQQLHDEQEGFLIKGRADSAKEVVGNARILLAPLRFGAGLKGKLVEAMQCGTPSITTSIGAEGMHGNLPWPGFITDNPKEFAQRAVQLYNDEDLWREKQRRSPEITRGRFDKELHSVRLIERMKEIHKNLEAHRHQNFIGSILQHHTVASTRFMSKWIEAKNSD, from the coding sequence ATGACTAGCAATGAGTTAAAAGTATTGATAATTGGAAAAGTATGGCCTGAACCAGATTCTTCTGCGGCAGGTTCAAGAATGATGGAGCTAATCGATGTATTTAAATCTGAGGGATGGGAAATTACGTTTGCTTCGGCTGCTTCTGATAGTCAATATGCTATTAACCTTGATGATTTTGGAATAAAGAAAGAGCGCATAGAACTTAATAGTTCTTCTTTTGATGAGTTTGTTAAGGCTTTAAATCCTGATATCGTTCTTTTTGACCGATTTATGACGGAGGAGCAGTTTGGGTGGCGGGTAGCCGATCATTGCCCTGGCGCACTTCGGGTTTTGGATACCGAAGACCTTCATTGTCTGAGGGAGGCGAGATATAGGGCCTGGAAAAAGGGCAGAGGTTTTAAAGAATCAGATCTATTCAATGATTTGGCAAAACGGGAAGTTGCCAGCATTCTTCGGTGTGATCTCTCCCTGATTATTTCTGAGTATGAAATGAGCCTTCTTGCAAATGTATTTAAGGTTGATGAAAGCTTGCTGCTGTATTTGCCATTCCTTCTAAACAAGATTGATGAGAATACATTAAATAATTGGCTGCCATATGGTAAAAGGAATCACTTTATATCTATTGGGAACTTTCTGCATAAGCCAAACTGGAATGCTGTCTTGTATTTGAAGGAAGAGATCTGGCCTTTGATCAGGGCAGAGGTATCTGATGCAGAGCTTCATATTTATGGAGCGTATTCTTCTCAAAAAGTACAGCAGTTGCATGATGAACAAGAAGGCTTTCTGATCAAAGGCAGGGCAGATAGTGCTAAAGAAGTGGTAGGAAATGCCCGTATTTTGTTGGCTCCGCTTCGTTTTGGGGCCGGACTAAAAGGGAAGCTTGTTGAAGCCATGCAATGTGGTACTCCCAGTATTACGACCTCTATTGGCGCTGAAGGCATGCATGGTAATTTGCCCTGGCCGGGGTTTATAACAGATAACCCGAAAGAGTTTGCTCAACGTGCCGTTCAACTTTATAACGACGAAGATCTTTGGAGAGAGAAGCAGAGGAGAAGCCCGGAAATTACCCGCGGAAGATTCGATAAAGAACTCCATTCAGTGCGTCTAATAGAACGGATGAAAGAAATCCATAAAAACTTGGAAGCGCATAGACACCAGAACTTTATAGGATCTATCTTACAACATCATACGGTTGCCAGCACCAGGTTTATGAGCAAATGGATAGAGGCCAAGAATTCTGATTAG